The Terriglobus tenax genome contains a region encoding:
- the mtnA gene encoding S-methyl-5-thioribose-1-phosphate isomerase, with translation MIPTLEWTPEGVRFIDQTKLPLDEIYVTATSYQDVATIIRDMIVRGAPAIGVSAAMGIALGVDRSSATTLGALTAEVEEMSKVLAATRPTAVNLFWAIDRMNDVYKALIAKPGITIPEIKSALIAEAQAMYDEDIAACKRMGAHGAALLPKEGTVLTHCNAGALATCGYGTALGVIRAAVEAGHKIDVLADETRPYLQGARLTAWELLYDNIPTTVLCDNMAGALMRQGRIQAVIVGSDRIAANGDVANKIGTYSVAVLAKEHGIPFYVAAPWSTVDMNTAHGDLIPIEQRSAYEVTHSNGKQMTPNGAGIENPAFDVTPAKYVTAIITERGVLRAPYEVSMKEMRDAESAVPAN, from the coding sequence ATGATTCCTACCCTCGAATGGACCCCCGAAGGCGTCCGCTTCATCGACCAGACGAAGCTGCCGCTCGATGAAATCTACGTCACCGCCACCAGCTACCAGGACGTCGCCACCATCATCCGCGACATGATCGTTCGCGGAGCACCTGCCATCGGCGTCTCCGCCGCCATGGGCATTGCGCTTGGCGTTGACCGCAGTTCCGCCACCACTCTCGGTGCCCTGACCGCCGAGGTCGAAGAGATGAGCAAGGTGCTGGCCGCAACGCGCCCCACCGCCGTCAACCTCTTCTGGGCCATCGACCGCATGAACGATGTCTACAAGGCGTTGATCGCTAAGCCCGGCATCACCATCCCCGAGATCAAGTCTGCCCTCATCGCCGAAGCCCAGGCCATGTACGACGAAGACATTGCCGCCTGCAAGCGGATGGGCGCGCACGGCGCCGCTCTGCTGCCAAAGGAAGGTACTGTTCTGACCCACTGTAACGCCGGGGCCCTGGCCACCTGCGGTTACGGCACCGCGCTGGGAGTGATTCGTGCGGCAGTTGAGGCCGGACACAAGATTGACGTTCTGGCCGACGAGACCCGGCCCTACCTTCAGGGTGCCCGTCTAACGGCGTGGGAGTTGCTGTATGACAATATTCCCACCACGGTGCTGTGCGACAACATGGCAGGCGCACTGATGCGTCAGGGCCGCATCCAGGCTGTCATTGTGGGCTCGGACCGCATTGCCGCCAATGGCGACGTGGCCAACAAGATCGGCACCTACTCGGTCGCCGTTCTGGCCAAGGAACACGGGATCCCGTTCTACGTGGCCGCTCCGTGGTCGACGGTGGATATGAACACCGCCCATGGCGACCTGATTCCGATTGAGCAGCGCTCGGCCTACGAGGTGACGCACTCAAACGGCAAGCAGATGACCCCCAACGGAGCCGGAATTGAGAACCCGGCCTTCGACGTCACCCCTGCAAAGTATGTGACGGCGATCATAACGGAGCGCGGCGTCCTTCGGGCACCCTATGAGGTGTCCATGAAGGAGATGCGTGATGCGGAGTCTGCCGTACCAGCCAATTAG
- a CDS encoding nitroreductase family protein — protein MSRAEIKSLAQAIRERRASQSFDGEPMPQDDLRKILEAGLQAPSSYNLQPWRFVVVQQPEQKRRLRGACFNQAKVEEASAVIVACGDVDAWRKDLDDVIDSGLKGGMSESFAAASRESIPQYFAEFNSDQMHGWLNKQVMIAFTHMLMMAEVLGYDTAPMEGFEQDKVHEVLRLPMSYWVVALLAVGSAHGQEKFNGGRFPFSHTVFCEEFGKPLK, from the coding sequence ATGAGCCGCGCCGAAATCAAATCGCTCGCACAGGCAATTCGCGAGCGTCGTGCAAGCCAGAGCTTTGACGGCGAACCCATGCCGCAGGATGATCTGCGCAAAATTTTAGAGGCCGGTCTGCAGGCTCCCAGCAGCTATAACCTGCAGCCCTGGCGCTTTGTAGTGGTGCAGCAGCCGGAACAGAAGCGCCGCCTGCGCGGAGCCTGTTTCAACCAGGCCAAGGTGGAAGAGGCAAGTGCCGTGATTGTGGCCTGCGGCGATGTGGATGCCTGGCGCAAGGACCTGGACGATGTGATTGACTCCGGCCTGAAGGGCGGCATGAGCGAGAGCTTTGCCGCGGCCTCGCGCGAGAGCATTCCGCAGTACTTTGCTGAGTTCAACTCTGACCAGATGCACGGCTGGCTGAACAAGCAGGTGATGATCGCCTTTACCCACATGCTGATGATGGCTGAGGTGCTGGGCTACGATACGGCTCCGATGGAAGGCTTTGAGCAGGACAAGGTGCATGAGGTGCTGCGCCTTCCCATGAGCTACTGGGTCGTGGCGTTGCTGGCGGTTGGAAGCGCGCATGGGCAGGAGAAGTTCAATGGGGGACGTTTTCCGTTTTCGCACACGGTCTTCTGCGAGGAGTTTGGCAAACCGCTGAAATGA
- the uvrA gene encoding excinuclease ABC subunit UvrA, protein MSITHITVRGARQHNLKNISVSIPRNTLTVVTGLSGSGKSSLAFDTIYAEGQRRYVETLSAYARQFLDQMERPDVDAIEGLSPAISIEQKTTSRSPRSTVGTITEIYDYLRLLYASVGQPHCPNCGRPISRQSADQIVERIVALSPGERITVFAPIVRGRKGEFREELEALDQQGFRARIDGEVTEITEGMRLEKRKNHTVEAIVDRVILKLGADGKPDTRRLEASVAKALQMANGLVLIGIAGMDETLYSSSMACPECGINVPKLEPRSFSFNSTYGACPECHGLGSIYDFDPAKTITDWSKPLLDGAMGPGSASQYLLKLIKLAAEKYKIDLKKPFESLSDAHQKLLLYGPPKGETSRTGFHGILSYLRDSLEETKSDGYREYMMQYMSASLCPACKGARLRPESLAVRVDGKSIADFTSMALDIALDTARTLKFTGREQIIADRLQREVIERLEFLNAVGLSYLSLDRSAATLSGGEGQRIRLATQIGSRLRGVLYVLDEPSIGLHQRDNQRLITALESLRDLGNTVLVVEHDEDTIRKADYVIDIGPGAGKNGGHLLLQGTPQQMMEDPHSLTGLYLSNQIAISARTEPRPLTGKWVTIDGAKGHNLKDVTAKVPVGIMTVVTGVSGSGKSTLINDTLYRALAKELYGSREEPEPYKSIKGFEEFDKVIQIDQSPIGRSPRSNPATYTGVFTAIRDLFAMLPESRERGYKPGRFSFNVQGGRCEACQGDGQRRIEMNFLPDVYVLCEVCNGRRYNQETLAVKFKGYSIADILELAIEDALPILEDIPNVKVKLQTLVDVGLGYIHLGQSATTLSGGEAQRMKLARELSKRQTGRTMYMLDEPTTGLHFDDVRKLLDVLHKLADLGNTVLIIEHNLDIIRNADWIIDMGPEGGSGGGTVVAAGIPAEVAKVKGSHTAEFLSRYFVETKTPARPAKKAKK, encoded by the coding sequence ATGAGCATTACTCACATCACGGTCCGCGGTGCCCGCCAGCACAACCTGAAGAACATCTCCGTCTCCATTCCTCGCAACACGCTGACGGTGGTTACCGGCCTCTCCGGTTCGGGCAAGTCCTCACTCGCCTTTGACACCATCTACGCCGAGGGCCAGCGCCGCTACGTCGAGACGCTCTCCGCCTACGCCCGCCAGTTCCTGGACCAGATGGAGCGGCCGGACGTCGACGCCATCGAGGGACTCTCCCCGGCCATCTCCATCGAGCAGAAGACCACCTCGCGCTCGCCGCGCTCCACCGTTGGCACCATCACGGAGATCTACGACTACCTGCGCCTGCTCTATGCCTCGGTCGGCCAGCCGCACTGCCCCAACTGCGGACGCCCCATCAGCCGACAGAGCGCCGACCAGATTGTCGAGCGCATCGTCGCCCTCTCCCCCGGCGAACGCATCACCGTCTTCGCCCCCATCGTCCGCGGACGCAAGGGCGAGTTCCGCGAAGAACTCGAAGCGCTGGACCAGCAGGGCTTCCGAGCCCGCATCGACGGCGAAGTTACTGAGATCACCGAGGGCATGCGCCTGGAGAAGCGCAAAAACCACACCGTCGAGGCCATCGTCGACCGCGTCATTCTGAAGCTTGGCGCGGACGGAAAGCCGGACACCCGCCGCCTGGAGGCCTCCGTCGCCAAGGCTCTGCAGATGGCCAACGGTCTGGTTCTGATCGGCATCGCGGGCATGGACGAGACGCTCTACTCCTCGTCCATGGCCTGCCCGGAGTGCGGCATCAATGTGCCCAAGCTGGAGCCGCGCAGCTTCAGCTTCAACTCCACCTACGGCGCCTGCCCGGAGTGCCACGGCCTGGGCAGCATCTACGATTTCGACCCCGCCAAGACCATCACCGACTGGTCCAAGCCCCTGCTCGACGGCGCCATGGGTCCGGGTTCTGCCTCGCAATACCTGCTCAAGCTCATCAAGCTGGCGGCGGAGAAGTACAAGATCGACCTGAAGAAGCCTTTCGAGTCGCTTTCAGACGCGCATCAGAAGCTGCTTTTGTACGGTCCTCCAAAGGGCGAGACCAGCCGTACCGGCTTCCACGGCATCCTGAGCTACCTGCGCGATTCGCTGGAAGAGACCAAGTCCGACGGCTACCGCGAATACATGATGCAGTACATGTCGGCTTCGCTGTGCCCCGCCTGCAAAGGAGCACGCCTGCGCCCGGAGTCGCTCGCCGTTCGTGTCGATGGCAAGTCCATCGCCGACTTCACCTCCATGGCGCTGGACATCGCGCTCGACACTGCGCGCACCCTCAAGTTCACCGGCCGCGAGCAGATCATCGCCGACCGCCTGCAACGCGAAGTCATCGAGCGCCTCGAGTTCCTGAATGCCGTTGGCCTCAGCTATCTCTCCCTCGATCGCTCCGCGGCGACCCTATCCGGCGGTGAAGGTCAGCGCATCCGTCTCGCTACGCAGATCGGCTCCCGCCTGCGCGGTGTGCTCTATGTGCTGGACGAGCCCTCCATCGGTCTGCACCAGCGCGACAATCAGCGCCTGATCACCGCGCTGGAAAGCCTGCGCGACCTGGGCAACACCGTCCTTGTGGTGGAGCACGACGAAGACACCATCCGCAAGGCCGACTACGTCATCGACATCGGCCCCGGCGCCGGCAAGAACGGCGGCCACCTGCTGCTGCAGGGCACGCCACAGCAGATGATGGAGGACCCGCACTCGCTCACGGGGCTCTACCTGTCGAACCAGATCGCCATCTCCGCCCGCACCGAGCCGCGTCCTCTGACGGGCAAATGGGTCACGATTGACGGAGCAAAAGGCCACAACCTGAAGGACGTCACGGCCAAGGTCCCTGTCGGCATCATGACGGTGGTCACCGGCGTCTCGGGCTCCGGCAAGTCGACGCTGATCAACGACACTCTTTACCGCGCGCTGGCGAAGGAGCTCTACGGCAGCCGCGAGGAGCCCGAGCCTTACAAGTCCATCAAGGGCTTTGAGGAGTTCGACAAGGTCATCCAGATTGACCAGTCACCCATTGGACGCAGCCCGCGCTCGAATCCGGCCACCTACACCGGAGTCTTCACCGCCATCCGCGACCTGTTCGCCATGCTGCCCGAAAGTCGCGAACGCGGCTACAAGCCCGGCCGCTTCAGCTTCAACGTACAGGGCGGACGCTGCGAGGCCTGCCAGGGCGACGGTCAGAGGCGCATTGAGATGAACTTCCTGCCGGACGTCTATGTGCTGTGCGAGGTCTGCAACGGCCGCCGCTACAACCAGGAGACGCTGGCCGTAAAGTTCAAGGGCTACTCCATCGCGGACATTTTGGAACTCGCCATCGAAGACGCTTTGCCCATCCTCGAAGACATTCCCAACGTGAAGGTAAAGCTGCAGACGCTGGTGGATGTCGGCCTTGGCTACATTCACCTGGGGCAGTCGGCCACGACGCTCTCTGGCGGCGAGGCGCAGCGCATGAAGCTGGCCCGCGAGCTGAGCAAGCGGCAGACGGGCCGCACCATGTACATGCTGGACGAGCCCACTACCGGCCTGCACTTTGACGACGTCCGCAAGCTGCTGGACGTGCTGCACAAGCTGGCCGACCTGGGCAATACGGTGCTGATCATCGAGCACAACCTTGACATCATCCGCAACGCCGACTGGATTATCGACATGGGTCCCGAAGGCGGTTCCGGCGGTGGTACGGTGGTTGCTGCCGGCATCCCGGCAGAGGTGGCGAAGGTCAAGGGCTCGCATACCGCGGAGTTCCTGAGCCGCTACTTCGTGGAAACAAAAACACCCGCCAGACCGGCTAAGAAGGCGAAGAAGTGA
- the mscL gene encoding large conductance mechanosensitive channel protein MscL has product MLKGFRDFILRGNVVDLAVAVIIGAAFGAITTSLVTDVITPLLAATVGKPNFSYLEWHVGTGIIKYGNFLNAAISFLLIASVVYFFVVVPTTYLLKKFNPPPPADTKACPECKSDIPMTATRCKFCTQPVSAS; this is encoded by the coding sequence ATGCTCAAAGGATTTCGCGACTTTATTCTTCGCGGCAACGTCGTCGATCTTGCCGTCGCCGTCATCATCGGTGCGGCCTTTGGCGCCATTACTACCTCTCTCGTCACGGATGTCATCACTCCGCTGCTCGCGGCCACCGTGGGGAAACCGAACTTCTCGTATCTTGAGTGGCACGTCGGAACAGGCATCATCAAGTATGGCAATTTCCTCAATGCCGCCATCTCCTTCCTGCTGATCGCATCCGTTGTCTACTTCTTCGTCGTCGTTCCCACGACCTATCTGCTGAAGAAGTTCAACCCGCCGCCGCCGGCCGACACCAAGGCCTGCCCGGAGTGCAAGAGCGATATTCCAATGACCGCCACCCGCTGCAAGTTCTGCACGCAGCCGGTTTCGGCCTCGTAG
- the pyrE gene encoding orotate phosphoribosyltransferase: protein MTDRNAASEKQDLLDLIATLSFRLGDFTLSSGAKSDYYIDCRITTLHAEGGRLTGLVLYDLIRENFPEAEAVGGLTMGADPVVSNTASASAWYAKDHPGHPLLNGFLVRKQPKGHGAGRQVEGFLKQGAKVVIVDDVCTTGGSTITAIEAVKAAGMEIIGILCLVDREQGGRANIEAAAAGAPFIAAFTANDVRAAHVALQ from the coding sequence ATGACCGACCGTAACGCCGCCTCCGAAAAGCAAGACCTTCTAGATCTGATCGCCACCCTCTCCTTCCGCCTGGGCGACTTCACCTTGTCGTCGGGAGCGAAGTCCGATTACTACATCGACTGCCGCATCACTACGCTGCACGCCGAGGGTGGCCGCCTGACCGGCCTGGTGCTCTATGACCTGATCCGCGAGAACTTTCCGGAGGCCGAGGCTGTGGGTGGGCTGACAATGGGCGCTGACCCGGTCGTCTCCAACACCGCCAGCGCCTCCGCCTGGTACGCCAAAGATCACCCCGGCCATCCCTTGCTGAACGGCTTTCTTGTCCGCAAGCAACCCAAGGGGCATGGAGCGGGTCGCCAGGTGGAGGGTTTCCTGAAGCAGGGTGCGAAGGTTGTGATTGTGGACGATGTTTGCACCACCGGCGGCAGCACCATCACCGCAATTGAGGCCGTCAAAGCCGCAGGCATGGAGATCATCGGCATCCTCTGTCTGGTGGATCGCGAGCAGGGCGGACGCGCCAACATCGAAGCCGCAGCTGCGGGAGCACCGTTTATCGCGGCCTTCACTGCGAATGATGTGCGGGCAGCGCATGTGGCGTTGCAGTAG
- a CDS encoding M28 family metallopeptidase: MHRTQAAAVSLVFVSVAAAAQSPSVFGYRDFSQQQKWDTTFLAVPDPKLAGQHLKILTAEPHWASSPEDLKTAQYVAGKFKEAGLQTEIVPYRVLLNKPKKISIEAFDHKGKKIMSGPTKEHVDGDPFQDDPRVLPAFNGSSPSGDVTGEVIYCNYGTLADFRKIKELGIDMHGKIALVRYGQNFRGVKVYIAQQMGAAGVLIYSDPADDGWVRGDKYPVGAFRPDNAVQRGSVQFIAKYTGDPETPGVASTEKLPDSARLTANKLQDDQPSIPSNPISYQDAWPILQSLGGPETPRPWQGALPFTYHLGGKGATVHMHLEQDYAVRTIWNVIGKIPGTDAPDEWVIAGNHRDAWVYGAVDPNSGTAAMLETVHGLGELLKQGWKPKRTIVIGSWDAEEEGLIGSTEWVEDHAAELQHAVAYFNTDVGVSGPNFGAASVPSLQQFVREATKQVPSPKGGTVYEQWKRDQAEGLGRGSSTSASDVVTSVDNDVKVDALGSGSDYTPFIQHIGVPSTDIGSSGRYGVYHSVFDNYAWFIKNADPNFVYEQQQARVFGLEILHMADADVLPYDYQAYGRSVGEYIATAQKKALTDGLTLNFAAAAAAARRFENAGSAIRTRQNSFTGNLKALNDSLRSVEGAFAPPQGLPNRPWYKHLIYAPGEYTGYAAVVIPGVNEAMEGGINTRPDAATAQIQLGTLTESLNKAAQILEGAGQ; this comes from the coding sequence GTGCATCGCACCCAGGCCGCAGCCGTCTCTCTTGTCTTCGTCAGCGTCGCCGCCGCTGCTCAGTCTCCGTCCGTCTTCGGATATCGTGACTTCTCGCAGCAGCAGAAGTGGGATACCACCTTCCTTGCCGTGCCGGACCCCAAGCTGGCCGGCCAGCACCTGAAAATCCTGACCGCCGAGCCCCACTGGGCCAGTTCCCCCGAAGACCTGAAGACCGCGCAGTACGTCGCCGGCAAGTTCAAAGAAGCGGGTCTGCAGACCGAGATCGTCCCCTACCGCGTCCTGCTCAATAAGCCAAAAAAGATCAGTATTGAGGCCTTTGACCACAAGGGTAAAAAGATCATGTCCGGCCCGACGAAGGAACACGTCGACGGCGACCCCTTCCAGGACGATCCGCGCGTTCTGCCCGCCTTCAACGGCTCCTCCCCCTCGGGTGACGTTACCGGCGAGGTCATCTACTGCAACTACGGCACGCTGGCTGACTTCCGCAAGATCAAGGAACTCGGCATCGACATGCACGGCAAGATTGCCCTGGTGCGCTACGGGCAGAACTTCCGCGGCGTGAAGGTTTATATCGCGCAGCAGATGGGCGCCGCCGGCGTGCTCATCTACTCTGACCCTGCCGATGACGGCTGGGTGCGCGGTGACAAGTACCCCGTCGGGGCCTTCCGCCCGGACAACGCCGTGCAGCGCGGCAGCGTGCAGTTCATCGCCAAGTACACCGGCGACCCGGAGACGCCGGGCGTCGCCTCCACCGAGAAGCTGCCCGACTCTGCCCGCCTGACCGCAAACAAGCTGCAGGACGATCAGCCCAGCATCCCCTCCAATCCCATCAGCTACCAGGACGCATGGCCGATCCTGCAGTCGCTGGGCGGGCCGGAGACACCCCGTCCGTGGCAGGGGGCCCTGCCCTTCACCTACCACCTGGGAGGCAAAGGTGCGACGGTCCACATGCACCTGGAACAGGACTACGCCGTTCGCACCATCTGGAACGTAATCGGCAAGATCCCCGGCACCGATGCTCCGGATGAGTGGGTCATCGCCGGGAACCATCGCGATGCCTGGGTCTACGGCGCGGTCGATCCTAACAGCGGCACCGCCGCCATGCTTGAAACTGTCCACGGCCTGGGAGAGTTGCTGAAGCAGGGCTGGAAGCCCAAGCGCACCATCGTCATCGGCAGCTGGGACGCGGAAGAAGAAGGCCTTATCGGCTCCACCGAGTGGGTGGAAGACCACGCCGCCGAGCTGCAGCACGCCGTCGCCTACTTCAACACCGATGTGGGCGTCAGCGGCCCAAACTTCGGCGCGGCCTCTGTGCCCTCGCTGCAGCAGTTCGTACGCGAGGCAACCAAGCAGGTACCCAGCCCCAAGGGCGGCACCGTCTACGAGCAGTGGAAGCGCGACCAGGCCGAAGGCCTTGGCCGTGGCTCCTCCACCAGCGCCAGCGATGTGGTTACGTCAGTGGATAACGATGTGAAGGTGGACGCGCTTGGCTCCGGCTCCGACTACACGCCCTTCATCCAGCACATCGGCGTGCCGTCGACCGACATTGGCTCCAGCGGCCGCTATGGCGTCTACCACTCGGTCTTCGATAACTATGCATGGTTCATCAAGAACGCTGACCCGAACTTCGTCTATGAACAGCAGCAGGCCCGCGTCTTCGGTCTTGAGATTCTGCACATGGCCGATGCGGACGTTCTTCCTTACGACTACCAGGCCTATGGGCGCTCCGTGGGCGAGTACATTGCCACCGCGCAGAAGAAGGCTCTTACTGACGGCCTGACACTGAACTTTGCTGCGGCAGCCGCCGCAGCCAGGCGCTTCGAGAATGCAGGCTCGGCGATCCGCACGCGGCAGAACAGCTTCACCGGCAACCTGAAGGCGCTGAACGACAGCCTCCGCTCCGTAGAAGGGGCCTTCGCCCCGCCGCAGGGCCTGCCCAACCGTCCGTGGTACAAGCACCTGATCTACGCTCCGGGCGAGTACACCGGCTACGCCGCCGTGGTCATTCCCGGCGTCAACGAGGCCATGGAAGGCGGCATCAATACCAGGCCGGATGCAGCCACCGCGCAGATCCAGCTCGGCACCCTGACGGAGTCTCTGAACAAGGCCGCGCAGATCCTGGAAGGAGCCGGGCAGTAA
- a CDS encoding permease, translating into MRSLPYQPISYTRSEATVFALFQPRIKSLLRGSLLSMASFTAGILLSGFPNSRPSPWIILPLLGSCWGTWETARCMKRRWDWYHGGVLFLVYADLMVIMMLLLFLVYPYAHWLTRAAW; encoded by the coding sequence ATGCGGAGTCTGCCGTACCAGCCAATTAGCTATACCCGGAGTGAGGCAACCGTCTTTGCCCTGTTCCAGCCCCGTATCAAATCCCTGCTGCGAGGCTCGCTGTTGTCCATGGCGAGTTTCACGGCAGGGATTCTGCTTTCCGGCTTCCCGAACAGCCGTCCGTCGCCCTGGATCATCCTTCCCCTTCTTGGCTCCTGCTGGGGCACGTGGGAGACCGCCCGCTGCATGAAGCGCCGCTGGGACTGGTATCACGGCGGCGTCCTGTTCCTGGTCTACGCCGACCTGATGGTCATCATGATGCTGCTGCTCTTCCTCGTCTACCCGTATGCCCACTGGCTGACCCGCGCCGCGTGGTGA
- a CDS encoding CPBP family intramembrane glutamic endopeptidase, with amino-acid sequence MSENNNGFEIDQERAEENFRRLEEALQSSQPIRRQPHLGYGVVFAASAFLLLLVATSALVFLVGLHDHKLQKDALEKIANLPRISVYAMGIAYAGTFSWAFFLYPRFWQRPYFDVLQWNFAAVRRYWRLLLLGGVGLSAAAGLAERFVTVPDTAPMNAFFKNPLDLWLITIFGSTIAPFFEEMIFRGYLLPGVAIAFDWLRMERSDTARAHWESTDTLSLQAILFSGIVTSIGFASLHASQLADTWGAVALLFCVSCVLTTVRVRLRSLAASTLLHAAYNGTLFLLTFIATGGYRHLDKLQQ; translated from the coding sequence GTGAGCGAGAACAACAACGGCTTCGAGATCGACCAGGAGCGCGCGGAAGAGAACTTTCGCCGCCTGGAAGAGGCGTTGCAGTCCAGCCAGCCAATACGGCGGCAGCCGCACCTGGGCTATGGCGTTGTCTTTGCCGCCTCCGCCTTTTTACTACTGCTCGTCGCCACCTCGGCGCTGGTTTTCCTTGTTGGCCTGCACGACCACAAGCTGCAGAAGGACGCTCTGGAGAAAATCGCCAACCTGCCGCGCATCTCGGTCTACGCCATGGGCATCGCCTACGCGGGCACCTTCTCCTGGGCCTTCTTCCTCTATCCGCGCTTCTGGCAGCGGCCCTACTTCGACGTACTGCAGTGGAACTTCGCCGCTGTGCGCCGTTACTGGCGCCTGCTTTTGCTGGGCGGCGTTGGCCTTTCCGCCGCTGCCGGCCTTGCGGAGCGCTTTGTCACCGTGCCGGACACGGCCCCGATGAACGCTTTCTTCAAGAATCCGCTGGACCTGTGGCTGATCACGATCTTCGGCTCGACCATCGCCCCGTTTTTTGAGGAGATGATCTTCCGCGGCTACCTTCTGCCGGGCGTCGCCATCGCCTTTGACTGGCTGCGTATGGAGCGGTCCGATACCGCCCGCGCCCACTGGGAATCGACCGATACCCTCAGCCTGCAGGCCATTCTCTTCTCAGGCATCGTCACCAGCATTGGCTTCGCGTCCCTGCATGCCTCGCAACTGGCAGACACCTGGGGCGCCGTTGCACTGCTGTTCTGCGTCAGTTGCGTGCTGACTACCGTCCGCGTCCGCCTGCGCTCGCTGGCGGCTTCCACGCTGCTGCACGCCGCTTACAACGGCACGCTGTTCCTGCTGACCTTCATTGCGACCGGCGGCTACCGGCATCTGGATAAGCTGCAGCAGTAA
- a CDS encoding NUDIX hydrolase yields the protein MSDNREYPSAPIVGVGAIVFQDNNVLLVRRGREPLKGEWSLPGGRLELGESLQEGVAREVREETGLTVVPLRHVETLDRVVRDRDGRVLYHYVLVDYLCELRGGVLECDDDAMDVAWVPVANLRSPEIAIAEFTLTVLEKALLLR from the coding sequence ATGAGCGATAACCGCGAATATCCCAGCGCCCCCATCGTCGGAGTGGGGGCGATTGTCTTTCAGGACAACAACGTTCTGCTGGTGCGTCGTGGCCGCGAACCGCTGAAGGGCGAGTGGAGCCTGCCGGGTGGCCGCCTGGAACTGGGCGAGAGCCTGCAGGAGGGCGTTGCCCGCGAGGTCAGAGAAGAGACCGGCCTGACCGTGGTGCCGCTCAGGCACGTTGAGACCCTGGACCGGGTTGTCCGCGATCGCGACGGGCGGGTTCTCTATCACTATGTGCTGGTGGACTACCTGTGCGAATTGCGCGGCGGTGTGCTCGAATGCGATGACGATGCCATGGATGTCGCCTGGGTGCCGGTTGCTAACCTTCGCAGCCCTGAGATCGCAATCGCGGAGTTCACGCTGACGGTACTGGAGAAGGCCTTGCTGTTACGCTAG
- a CDS encoding permease, whose protein sequence is MAVPALFDLRRKSLLRGLILPIAALVAGAWLSDFPNNRATLWLLLPNLVALIGTVDCIRCMQRTWSWYHGGVLLIIYADLMVLTLLLFFLLYPYAHWLTSSR, encoded by the coding sequence ATGGCAGTACCCGCCTTGTTCGACCTTCGCCGGAAGTCTCTGTTGCGCGGACTCATCCTCCCCATCGCGGCGCTGGTAGCAGGTGCGTGGCTCTCCGATTTCCCCAACAATCGCGCGACCCTGTGGCTGCTCCTGCCCAATCTCGTGGCGCTGATCGGAACCGTGGACTGTATCCGCTGCATGCAACGCACATGGTCCTGGTACCACGGCGGAGTGTTATTGATCATCTACGCCGACCTGATGGTTCTCACTCTGTTGCTCTTCTTTCTTCTGTATCCTTATGCCCATTGGTTAACAAGTTCGCGCTGA